In Edaphobacter paludis, a single window of DNA contains:
- a CDS encoding FliH/SctL family protein produces MTSLSENAEDVGSYNPLPGMPDRWIKDARKSKNVSRLEFHTLDWLEKDAAQDVDTAAPLNAAEASIEERIAEMERQLKLQQQEALAEIEAAQRVARVESRQEWKEELEERVAMERARVARVCDEFGRERARYFSDVEGEVVKLALAIAARVLHREANLDPLFLTAAVRVVLEKVADQSTMQLRVPAEEVERWKEAMSADAESRLQFIGEERMSAGECVLETSVGRVELGVKAQLEEIEKGFFDLLQQRPA; encoded by the coding sequence ATGACCTCGCTATCTGAGAACGCGGAGGACGTGGGCTCATACAATCCTCTGCCGGGAATGCCTGACAGATGGATCAAGGATGCAAGGAAAAGCAAGAACGTATCCAGGCTTGAGTTTCATACGCTCGATTGGCTGGAAAAGGATGCAGCTCAGGATGTGGATACGGCGGCGCCTTTGAATGCGGCGGAAGCTTCCATCGAAGAGCGAATCGCGGAGATGGAGCGGCAGTTGAAATTGCAGCAGCAGGAAGCGCTTGCGGAGATTGAGGCGGCGCAAAGAGTAGCGAGAGTCGAGTCGCGGCAGGAGTGGAAAGAGGAGTTGGAAGAGCGAGTAGCAATGGAACGTGCTCGCGTGGCGCGAGTTTGTGATGAGTTTGGAAGGGAACGCGCTCGTTACTTTTCCGATGTAGAGGGTGAAGTTGTGAAGCTGGCGTTGGCGATTGCGGCACGTGTGTTACATCGCGAGGCCAACCTCGATCCGCTGTTTCTCACTGCAGCGGTGCGAGTTGTGCTGGAGAAGGTGGCGGACCAAAGCACGATGCAACTGCGTGTGCCTGCCGAAGAGGTGGAGAGATGGAAAGAAGCCATGTCGGCTGATGCGGAATCGAGATTGCAATTCATCGGAGAAGAGCGGATGAGTGCGGGGGAATGCGTTCTTGAAACGAGTGTCGGGAGAGTGGAACTGGGTGTGAAGGCCCAGTTGGAAGAGATTGAAAAGGGATTCTTCGATCTTCTGCAGCAGAGGCCAGCTTGA
- a CDS encoding FliI/YscN family ATPase, which produces MLVVHPAKERLSSYFTRLADRSAWRWSGRVVEANGQTIEAEGPLCSVGECCEILDGDGRRHRAEVIGFRGRHVLAMPLEATQGIRYGDTLRAMGVTPGIAVGEEMEGRILNALGGPLDGLPAPRVAQMWPLDGAVPHPMEREPIREPLQTGLRVLDGMLTVGRGQRIGIFGGSGVGKSTLIGMMTRNTAADLTVVGLVGERGREVREFVEDSLGEEGRRRSVVLVSTSDQSPLLRMRAAMAATSVAEFYAARGKHVLLVLDSLTRYAMAAREIGLAAGEPPASKGYTPSVFARLAKLVERAGNFQNGSITAFYTVLMEGDDQQDPVVDAVRSLLDGHVVLSRSMAAGGWYPPVNVLDSLSRLMPAVTTPEHRGKAAMARRLLAAHARSEDLIRIGAYKTGTDEELDRAMRAMPVLREFLEQGSQERVTMEQSVTRLNAMEL; this is translated from the coding sequence ATGCTGGTCGTGCATCCGGCAAAGGAGAGGCTCTCCTCGTATTTCACGCGGCTGGCAGATCGTTCAGCATGGCGTTGGAGTGGACGTGTGGTAGAGGCTAATGGGCAAACCATCGAGGCGGAGGGTCCTCTGTGTTCGGTGGGTGAGTGCTGCGAGATATTGGATGGAGACGGCAGACGGCACCGCGCGGAGGTGATTGGCTTTCGCGGACGGCATGTGTTGGCGATGCCGCTTGAGGCGACGCAGGGAATTCGCTATGGCGACACGCTAAGGGCAATGGGCGTTACACCTGGGATTGCGGTTGGGGAGGAGATGGAAGGACGAATTTTGAATGCGCTGGGTGGGCCGCTGGATGGTTTGCCAGCGCCGAGAGTAGCGCAGATGTGGCCGCTCGATGGCGCAGTACCTCACCCGATGGAGAGAGAGCCGATTCGCGAGCCATTACAAACGGGACTGCGCGTGCTGGATGGGATGTTGACGGTCGGCCGTGGGCAGAGAATAGGCATCTTCGGTGGCTCGGGTGTGGGCAAGAGCACTCTGATTGGAATGATGACGAGAAATACCGCGGCGGACCTGACTGTAGTGGGACTGGTCGGTGAGCGTGGGCGCGAGGTGCGAGAGTTTGTCGAAGATTCATTGGGCGAGGAGGGACGGCGGCGTTCGGTAGTGCTGGTGTCTACTTCGGACCAGAGTCCGCTCTTGCGGATGCGAGCGGCAATGGCGGCTACCTCTGTTGCGGAGTTTTACGCTGCACGGGGAAAACATGTGCTACTGGTGTTGGACTCATTGACCCGGTATGCGATGGCGGCGCGGGAGATTGGTTTGGCTGCGGGAGAGCCTCCTGCCAGCAAAGGGTATACGCCGTCGGTGTTTGCGCGGCTGGCAAAGCTGGTGGAGCGCGCGGGGAATTTTCAGAATGGCAGTATTACGGCGTTCTATACGGTGCTGATGGAGGGAGATGACCAGCAGGACCCTGTGGTGGACGCCGTGCGTTCACTCTTGGACGGACATGTGGTTCTGTCGCGATCAATGGCGGCTGGGGGATGGTATCCGCCGGTGAATGTTCTGGATTCGTTAAGCCGTTTGATGCCTGCGGTCACGACACCGGAGCATCGGGGAAAGGCGGCGATGGCACGGAGACTGCTCGCGGCCCACGCCCGGTCAGAGGACCTGATTCGCATTGGGGCGTACAAAACAGGGACAGACGAAGAACTGGATCGTGCGATGCGCGCGATGCCCGTATTGCGTGAGTTTCTCGAGCAGGGAAGCCAGGAGCGCGTGACGATGGAGCAAAGCGTGACTCGATTAAACGCAATGGAACTCTAA
- a CDS encoding flagellar hook capping FlgD N-terminal domain-containing protein, with protein MSALQMNSITGAGSAAAARVASALAPKDTSGTGGAAAGSTTNSASSSATITSADFMTLLVTELKNQDPTQPTDPNAYIQQLVGVNSLQQLISINQDLTPVTTPAPTTGT; from the coding sequence ATGAGCGCATTACAGATGAATTCGATTACGGGAGCAGGATCGGCAGCGGCAGCTAGAGTTGCTTCAGCGTTGGCGCCGAAAGACACCAGCGGGACAGGGGGGGCGGCAGCAGGCAGCACGACAAATTCCGCGTCATCCTCGGCAACGATCACATCGGCCGATTTTATGACGCTTCTGGTGACGGAACTGAAAAATCAGGATCCTACACAGCCCACAGATCCGAATGCCTATATTCAGCAACTGGTGGGCGTGAACAGCCTGCAGCAGTTGATTTCAATCAATCAGGATCTGACACCGGTGACGACACCTGCGCCAACGACCGGAACGTAG